The Mercurialis annua linkage group LG8, ddMerAnnu1.2, whole genome shotgun sequence genome window below encodes:
- the LOC126662360 gene encoding RING-H2 finger protein ATL74-like: protein MEISILHHRPHRLLLNTEPNTLPTPINGSRSRSYTSEANFDTNMVIILAALLCALICALGLNSIVRCALRCSRRFAFESADETAARLAATGLKKSALRQIPVVIYGAAGIQIIATDCAICLGELLDGEKVRVLPNCNHGFHVRCIDTWLGSHSSCPTCRHSLLEQSAPNSDAAEVQIVRDHGNGAAVQTHDTPMPSDEVG from the coding sequence ATGGAAATTAGTATTCTTCATCATCGTCCTCATCGGCTACTTCTGAATACGGAACCGAACACACTCCCAACCCCTATAAATGGAAGCAGAAGTCGAAGCTACACGAGTGAAGCTAATTTCGACACGAACATGGTGATAATTCTAGCAGCTTTACTCTGCGCGTTGATATGTGCACTCGGGCTGAACTCTATAGTTCGTTGCGCTTTAAGATGTAGCAGACGGTTTGCTTTTGAGAGTGCTGATGAAACAGCAGCGCGTTTAGCAGCAACAGGACTTAAAAAGAGCGCATTGCGACAGATTCCTGTGGTCATCTATGGAGCAGCAGGCATACAAATAATAGCTACAGATTGTGCAATTTGCCTTGGAGAATTGTTAGATGGTGAAAAAGTTCGAGTTTTGCCGAATTGTAATCATGGTTTTCATGTAAGGTGTATAGATACATGGTTAGGATCGCATTCTTCTTGTCCGACTTGCAGACACTCGTTACTCGAGCAATCTGCACCAAATTCTGATGCAGCTGAGGTTCAAATCGTCAGGGATCATGGAAATGGAGCAGCTGTGCAGACTCATGATACGCCTATGCCTTCTGATGAGGTAGGTTAA